One part of the Tenacibaculum sp. 190130A14a genome encodes these proteins:
- a CDS encoding LytTR family DNA-binding domain-containing protein — translation MIKIGIIDDEILARKVLEEYCSKINNFELVISTGNPLEFVNFIQQNEVDLIFLDIEMPELNGMEVLRSLIKPPKVILTTAYSEYALESYNYGVVDYLLKPIKIERFLKAINKVATSTIIAPKQEHSDTKELQIKHDGVPVNIPFTSILYIQSFGNYLKVFTDERMYLITETLVNITTVLSDNFQRTHKSYIANLERVTKASRAHLLIDNKEVPVSAMYKVVVFDKLEGLSKL, via the coding sequence ATGATTAAAATTGGTATTATAGATGATGAAATACTAGCACGTAAAGTGTTAGAAGAATATTGTTCTAAGATTAACAACTTTGAATTGGTCATAAGCACCGGTAATCCGTTGGAGTTTGTGAATTTCATTCAGCAAAATGAAGTTGACCTTATTTTTTTAGACATAGAAATGCCAGAACTGAATGGTATGGAAGTTTTACGATCTCTTATAAAACCTCCGAAGGTTATTTTAACCACAGCCTATTCTGAATATGCCTTAGAAAGTTATAATTACGGTGTGGTAGATTATTTGTTGAAGCCCATAAAAATTGAGCGTTTTTTAAAAGCAATTAACAAAGTAGCGACTTCAACAATAATAGCACCTAAACAAGAGCATAGCGATACTAAAGAACTTCAAATAAAACACGATGGTGTTCCTGTAAACATTCCGTTTACCTCTATTCTATACATTCAGAGCTTTGGGAATTACTTAAAGGTGTTTACAGATGAAAGAATGTATCTTATTACCGAAACACTGGTTAATATAACGACGGTATTATCTGATAATTTTCAACGCACACATAAATCCTATATAGCCAATTTAGAGAGGGTTACAAAAGCATCTCGAGCACATTTGTTAATTGATAACAAAGAGGTGCCCGTAAGTGCTATGTATAAGGTTGTTGTGTTTGATAAACTAGAGGGTTTATCTAAGCTATAG
- a CDS encoding serine hydrolase: MKTNKLLLLASFISLSTIYAQENVAATIDLKTKSSSLVSPQIQVIPIKNTSTAQEYELYIELPENYTKNSTKKYPVLYYTDAEWHREMLSGASEYMLEDVILVGISWQKNISEKLMKKFGAHASRFFDYSFWKSTKSNHFSIKFGQAENHLKFIRDDVMTYVEQNYRTDPNSKSYFGYSLSGAFGAYTLITQPDTFNNYILGSPLSKRLVSYLAEINTKHTTNKLAENKKLHANVYMAYGSLEKDTEEPAREFFDLFKNRTDIRLSKQHETIEGNHQTAFPRITIESVAWLSSIMTHISKDSKEVSFWNTPHLNNPFISTTPEDRKDGIRVDTLQVSNKDKKAILNLSQEIFENKHGNYDALLISHKNKLIFESYYKKGRINVPHGQASATKGYTSLIIGRAIQMGYLSMEDLDTPLISFLKDTDPSKFTKGAEKITLHKALTMQGGLNIDREKWKEFEKDSVRLKGQGLVQTLLEQSAPITSASQKYLYGNFNPMLVMTVIDAVVPGTAEDFIKKELLDKLGIHKYDWSNHISGLPQAGWRVKFLSRDMIKLGNLVLNKGKLHGEQLISEMYLAKATSGIVKPTQDWMPKDYRYGYFWYQTLVKLGSKNYDVRFAWGGGGQRVIVVAELDLTIVISGHDRDDTLMTQITEVVIPAFVKK, translated from the coding sequence ATGAAAACTAATAAATTATTACTATTAGCCAGCTTTATTTCTTTGAGCACCATATATGCTCAGGAAAATGTTGCGGCTACAATCGATTTAAAAACAAAAAGTAGCTCCTTGGTATCGCCACAAATTCAGGTGATTCCTATAAAAAATACAAGCACAGCTCAGGAATATGAACTTTATATTGAGTTGCCTGAAAACTATACTAAAAATAGTACTAAAAAGTATCCTGTATTGTATTATACAGATGCTGAATGGCATCGTGAAATGTTATCTGGGGCTTCAGAATATATGCTAGAAGATGTAATTCTAGTAGGAATTTCTTGGCAAAAAAACATCTCAGAAAAGCTAATGAAAAAGTTTGGAGCCCATGCCAGCCGCTTTTTCGATTATTCATTCTGGAAGAGTACAAAATCCAATCATTTCTCAATAAAATTTGGTCAAGCCGAAAACCATTTAAAATTTATTCGTGACGACGTAATGACCTATGTAGAACAAAACTATCGTACAGACCCTAATAGCAAAAGTTATTTCGGTTACTCGCTCAGTGGTGCTTTTGGAGCATATACTTTGATCACACAACCTGATACCTTTAATAATTACATTCTTGGTAGTCCTTTAAGTAAAAGATTAGTATCCTATTTAGCAGAGATTAACACGAAACATACAACGAACAAATTAGCTGAAAATAAAAAGTTACATGCCAATGTATATATGGCATATGGTAGTTTAGAAAAAGATACGGAAGAACCTGCTAGAGAGTTTTTCGATTTGTTTAAAAATCGAACAGATATACGACTGTCTAAACAGCATGAAACTATTGAAGGTAATCATCAAACTGCATTTCCAAGAATTACTATAGAAAGTGTGGCTTGGTTGTCATCTATAATGACACACATTTCAAAGGATAGTAAGGAGGTTTCATTCTGGAATACTCCACATTTAAACAATCCATTCATTAGTACCACTCCTGAAGATAGAAAAGACGGAATAAGAGTTGATACTTTACAAGTAAGTAACAAGGATAAAAAGGCTATTTTAAACCTTTCTCAAGAAATATTTGAAAATAAACATGGAAACTATGATGCCTTACTTATTTCTCATAAAAACAAGCTTATTTTTGAATCTTACTATAAAAAAGGACGTATCAATGTGCCTCACGGACAAGCATCAGCCACCAAAGGATATACCAGTTTAATAATAGGTAGAGCTATTCAAATGGGGTATTTATCTATGGAAGATTTAGACACACCTTTAATCAGTTTTTTAAAAGATACTGATCCAAGTAAATTTACCAAAGGAGCAGAAAAAATTACGCTTCATAAGGCCTTGACCATGCAGGGAGGATTGAATATTGACAGAGAAAAATGGAAAGAATTTGAAAAAGATTCAGTGAGATTGAAAGGGCAGGGGCTTGTTCAAACACTTCTTGAGCAAAGCGCACCTATAACTTCAGCTTCTCAGAAGTATTTATATGGTAATTTTAATCCGATGTTGGTTATGACCGTGATTGATGCGGTAGTTCCCGGTACAGCGGAAGACTTTATCAAAAAAGAGTTACTAGACAAACTTGGTATTCATAAATATGACTGGTCAAATCATATCAGTGGTTTGCCTCAAGCAGGGTGGCGTGTAAAATTCTTATCACGTGATATGATCAAATTAGGAAATCTGGTACTCAATAAAGGAAAGTTACACGGAGAGCAACTCATTTCAGAAATGTATTTAGCAAAAGCTACAAGTGGAATTGTAAAACCTACGCAAGATTGGATGCCTAAAGACTATCGTTATGGATATTTTTGGTACCAAACACTTGTAAAGCTGGGGAGTAAAAATTATGATGTAAGATTTGCCTGGGGAGGTGGTGGACAACGTGTTATTGTAGTAGCAGAATTGGATTTAACCATTGTTATTTCTGGTCATGATAGAGATGATACGCTAATGACTCAAATTACAGAAGTTGTAATACCTGCTTTTGTTAAGAAATAA
- a CDS encoding serine hydrolase domain-containing protein gives MKKSISVLLILFFFQSCIKKSTQKKESTIANNELIKKVETGLTTRVHINGDATWAIEERMKHYGIPGVSIAVIHDGKIAWAKGYGIINKESKTPVTKNTLFQAAATSMPVSAYGALHLVEQDKVDLDENINNYLKSWKVPENEFTKKKKVTLRNLLNHSAGIYPRGTGRYNRDETIPSLVEILNGAYPAKNEPITTNKVPEESVRFAYASYVPVQQLMLEIEKKPFPEIMNEFVLQPLEMNSSTYNQTLTTAQQSIAATGYLKDGSMVEGRSKIYPAMASHGLWTTAEDYAKFIANVQQTLKGNPTKALSKKLTKLMGTPYGVSDSDWSFTLGLGFQLLNRSNDIYLRHHGWNEGFYAEIMAHRDKGYGVVVLTNSTFPEFNAEVIRSVALAYNWDNFVPKYQKKAITPSGVTQLTGRYQFNNTILEVFQKDNQLYLKNILKTTPNELIKISDSLFVKRNSPLHIQFKTDAKSGKMQMLQLWNNGTIYSTYVKVDHQKKEPVEYILEGNYKKALSVYMNLKKQDANHPAVTEAYIDDLGYDFYHEGRMELSLNTFKININLYPDSFKVYESYAEACLKARKNDLAMINYAKSLELNPQNNKAKARLKELQKNK, from the coding sequence ATGAAAAAAAGTATTTCAGTCCTCCTTATTCTCTTTTTTTTTCAATCATGTATAAAAAAATCAACTCAAAAAAAAGAGAGTACTATTGCTAATAATGAACTAATTAAAAAGGTAGAAACAGGGCTTACCACTAGGGTACATATTAATGGAGACGCTACTTGGGCTATAGAAGAACGTATGAAACACTATGGAATTCCTGGAGTTAGTATTGCAGTAATACACGATGGTAAAATTGCATGGGCAAAAGGTTATGGTATTATCAATAAGGAAAGTAAAACTCCTGTAACAAAGAACACTCTTTTTCAAGCAGCAGCTACAAGTATGCCTGTATCCGCTTATGGAGCATTGCATCTTGTAGAACAAGATAAAGTAGACTTAGATGAAAACATTAACAATTATCTAAAATCTTGGAAAGTGCCAGAAAATGAGTTCACCAAAAAGAAGAAAGTTACACTAAGAAACCTATTGAATCACTCTGCTGGAATCTATCCACGAGGAACGGGAAGGTACAACAGAGATGAAACAATTCCATCGTTGGTAGAGATACTCAATGGAGCTTATCCAGCGAAAAATGAACCTATCACCACAAATAAAGTTCCTGAAGAAAGTGTACGTTTCGCTTATGCTAGTTATGTACCTGTACAACAATTGATGCTAGAAATTGAGAAAAAACCTTTCCCCGAAATTATGAATGAATTTGTACTACAACCTTTAGAAATGAATAGTAGTACCTATAATCAAACTTTAACCACAGCCCAGCAATCCATTGCTGCAACAGGTTATTTAAAAGATGGATCTATGGTAGAGGGAAGGAGTAAAATATACCCTGCAATGGCTTCACATGGCCTATGGACAACTGCAGAAGATTATGCAAAATTTATTGCCAATGTACAACAAACGCTCAAAGGAAATCCTACCAAAGCACTATCAAAAAAACTAACAAAATTAATGGGAACTCCTTATGGAGTAAGTGATTCTGATTGGTCATTTACACTTGGATTAGGATTTCAACTTTTAAATAGAAGTAATGATATTTACTTAAGACATCATGGTTGGAATGAAGGCTTTTATGCTGAAATAATGGCGCATAGAGATAAAGGCTATGGGGTAGTAGTGCTAACCAATTCTACTTTTCCAGAGTTCAATGCAGAAGTAATTCGATCTGTTGCACTTGCATATAACTGGGATAATTTTGTTCCGAAGTATCAAAAAAAAGCAATTACTCCATCAGGAGTTACTCAACTTACAGGAAGATATCAGTTTAATAATACCATTTTAGAAGTCTTTCAAAAAGACAATCAATTGTATCTTAAAAACATTCTTAAAACAACTCCCAATGAATTAATCAAAATTTCTGATAGTCTATTTGTTAAAAGAAATTCTCCTTTGCACATCCAGTTTAAAACAGATGCTAAAAGTGGAAAAATGCAGATGCTTCAACTGTGGAATAACGGAACTATATATTCAACCTACGTCAAGGTAGACCACCAGAAAAAAGAGCCTGTAGAATACATTCTTGAAGGCAATTATAAAAAAGCACTTTCTGTATACATGAATCTAAAGAAGCAAGATGCCAATCATCCTGCTGTTACTGAAGCCTACATAGATGACTTGGGATATGATTTTTACCATGAGGGCAGAATGGAACTATCATTAAACACCTTTAAAATAAATATAAACCTTTATCCAGATAGTTTTAAAGTGTACGAAAGTTATGCAGAAGCTTGTTTAAAAGCTCGTAAAAATGACTTGGCAATGATAAACTATGCCAAATCATTGGAGTTAAATCCGCAAAATAACAAAGCAAAAGCGCGACTTAAAGAATTACAAAAGAATAAATAG
- a CDS encoding sensor histidine kinase — MLKKSLKKTILINIGAFVLVFTLELLSNLYFRDKFETSYAFFSHTIEYVIMIMGIIWVNHFLLIPYFLDKKRYFLYVILLIGGLLAFSYIRANSWSGVSKVFFFLLYTTGAGMAAFLFRRNLMIQKRNSEKEKLQREMELNYLKEQVNPHFLFNSLNSIYALSRQQSPETPDVVMQLSELMRYQLESSKKDTVLLKEELEFIENYLLLEEKRLSNRSTIEFSIEGDVSKLRISPMLLIPFVENAIKHGAQSTNEQSTISACATVKDSMLHFKICNSKPNSHTVSKREGFGLENVRRRLKLLYPNSHTLEINDTEEAYYVNLSIDLNTQ, encoded by the coding sequence ATGCTAAAAAAATCTTTAAAAAAAACAATACTCATTAACATAGGCGCCTTCGTTTTGGTATTTACACTTGAATTATTGAGTAATCTATACTTTAGAGATAAGTTTGAAACTAGTTATGCCTTTTTCTCACATACAATAGAGTATGTTATTATGATCATGGGAATTATCTGGGTGAATCATTTTCTTTTAATCCCCTATTTCTTAGATAAGAAAAGATATTTCCTATATGTAATATTATTAATTGGTGGCCTTTTGGCTTTTTCTTATATAAGAGCAAATTCTTGGTCTGGTGTTTCTAAAGTATTTTTCTTTCTACTTTATACTACCGGAGCTGGTATGGCGGCGTTTTTGTTTAGAAGAAACCTTATGATCCAAAAAAGAAACAGTGAGAAAGAAAAGTTACAAAGAGAAATGGAATTGAATTACTTAAAGGAACAGGTAAATCCTCATTTTTTATTTAACTCATTAAATAGTATTTATGCCCTTTCCAGACAACAATCTCCAGAAACTCCTGATGTTGTTATGCAACTTTCAGAGTTAATGAGATATCAATTAGAAAGTTCTAAAAAAGACACTGTTTTATTAAAGGAAGAACTCGAGTTTATAGAAAACTACTTATTATTGGAAGAAAAAAGATTAAGCAATCGTAGTACCATTGAATTTTCTATTGAAGGAGATGTATCGAAGTTAAGAATTTCACCTATGTTACTGATTCCATTTGTAGAAAATGCTATTAAACATGGTGCTCAGAGTACCAACGAACAAAGTACTATTAGTGCCTGTGCTACCGTAAAAGATTCGATGCTGCATTTTAAAATATGTAATTCTAAGCCTAATAGTCATACGGTATCAAAAAGAGAAGGCTTTGGTCTTGAAAATGTAAGAAGACGTTTGAAATTATTATATCCTAACTCTCATACCTTAGAAATTAACGATACGGAAGAAGCATATTATGTAAATTTATCTATTGATTTAAATACGCAATAA